One window from the genome of Streptomyces sp. NBC_00708 encodes:
- a CDS encoding CBS domain-containing protein, which produces MLVRDAMSTMVLTIGPAHTLRQAARLMAARRIGAAVVHDPDTCGLGILTERDILNAVGSGQDPDTETASAHTTTDVVFAAPAWTLEEAAAAMTHGGFRHLIVLDDDGPVGIVSVRDIIRCWTPSPRRPAELVG; this is translated from the coding sequence TCCTGACCATCGGCCCGGCCCATACCCTGCGCCAGGCCGCCCGGCTGATGGCGGCCCGCCGCATCGGCGCGGCCGTCGTGCACGACCCGGACACCTGCGGGCTCGGCATCCTCACCGAGCGCGACATCCTCAACGCCGTCGGATCGGGCCAGGACCCCGACACCGAGACCGCGTCCGCCCACACCACCACCGACGTCGTCTTCGCCGCGCCCGCCTGGACGCTCGAGGAGGCCGCGGCGGCCATGACCCACGGCGGCTTCCGCCATCTGATCGTGCTGGACGACGACGGCCCGGTCGGCATCGTCTCGGTACGCGACATCATCCGCTGCTGGACCCCGTCCCCCCGCCGCCCGGCCGAACTGGTCGGCTGA